TTTCTCTTCCGGCTGCCGCGCTGTGCGTGCTGCCGTGCCTTTGCCCGTCGTGTTTCCGGCCTGTGTTTCTCCGGCCTGTGTTTCTCCGACCGCCGGCCCTGCAATCCCCGCGTCTTTGGCCGCCGTGTTCCCGGTCTGTGTCTCTCCGGTTCGTGTTTCTTCGGCCGCCTGTTTCCCGGCTCCCGCATCTTTGGCCGCAGCGTTTACAGCCTCCTGCCCGCGGCGCCCTTCCCGGATCATCGCCGTCCCGGCGCCGATACCCAGCAGTACGGTCAGTTCCCCGGATGCCAGCTTCCAGAACTCCGTGTCGCCGAAAAAGTAATCGCAGAGCCATGCTCCTCCGAGCAATACCCATATGGCCACGAACCCGACCCCGATGCGGATCTTTTTTTGCGGCGTCATACTAATCCTCCCGTTCGGTCTGCGGCAGGTCTTTGACCGAGATGTCGCGTCCGCCTTTCTCGCGTTCGGCGCGCTGCAACGGGTTGCGGCTCCATTCCGTCCAGGCGCGGCGGTGCTCCACGATGTCGATGGCGGCGTAGATCGCCGACCTCATCGACTGCGCATCGGCCTTGTCCTGCCCCGCGATGTCGTAGGCCGTGCCGTGGTCGGGCGACGTGCGTACCTTGGCGAGCCCCGCCGTGAAGTTCACGCCATCGGGCGAGAGCGTCTTGAAGGGCGCCAGCCCCTGGTCGTGGTACATGGCCAGGATGCCGTCGTACTTGGCGTATCCGCCCCCGGCGAACAGCCCGTCGGCCGCAAAGGGGCCGAATGCCAGCACGCCTTGTCTGAATGCCTCGACGATGGCCGGGCGGATGATCTCCTGTTCCTCGTGTCCGAGCAGCCCGCCGTCCCCGGCGTGGGGGTTGAGCGCCATCACGGCGATGCGCGGCTCGACGATGCCGAAATCCTCGATGAGCGAGCGGCGCAGCGTGTGCAGGTCGCGCACGATCTTCTCCTTGGAAATGCTGCGGCTGATCTCCGACACGGGGATGTGCTTGGTGACCAGCCCCACGCGCAGCACGTCGCTGCACAGGATCATCATCGGCTCCCCGCCCAGCTCCGCCCCGAAGAATTCGGTGTGGCCCGTGTAGCTGAAATCCTCGCCCTGTACGCTCTCCTTGTTGAAGGGTGCCGTGACGATGGCGTCGAGCGTCCCTTCCTTCAAATCCTGCGTCGCCGTGCGCAGCGCTTCGACCGCAGCGCGTCCGGCCTGGGGCGATGCCTTGCCCGGCTCCGGCTGCCCGGCCTCCCCGCATACGATGAGGTTGGCCTTGCCGCGGCGGGCGTCGCGTGCCGCGGGCACGGTGTTGAACGCCACCGGTTCGGTGTCGCCCAGCGTATTTCGGTAATAGGCCGCCGCCGCTGGCGAACCGTAGACGACGGGCGTGAAGAGCTCCGTCATGCGCGGGTCGGAAAGGGCCTTGAGGATCACCTCCCAGCCGATGCCGTTCGGGTCTCCCTGCGTGATGCCTATTTTGAGTTTGTATTCAGACATAGATACAT
This Alistipes onderdonkii DNA region includes the following protein-coding sequences:
- the pdxA gene encoding 4-hydroxythreonine-4-phosphate dehydrogenase PdxA; its protein translation is MSEYKLKIGITQGDPNGIGWEVILKALSDPRMTELFTPVVYGSPAAAAYYRNTLGDTEPVAFNTVPAARDARRGKANLIVCGEAGQPEPGKASPQAGRAAVEALRTATQDLKEGTLDAIVTAPFNKESVQGEDFSYTGHTEFFGAELGGEPMMILCSDVLRVGLVTKHIPVSEISRSISKEKIVRDLHTLRRSLIEDFGIVEPRIAVMALNPHAGDGGLLGHEEQEIIRPAIVEAFRQGVLAFGPFAADGLFAGGGYAKYDGILAMYHDQGLAPFKTLSPDGVNFTAGLAKVRTSPDHGTAYDIAGQDKADAQSMRSAIYAAIDIVEHRRAWTEWSRNPLQRAEREKGGRDISVKDLPQTERED